A DNA window from Hevea brasiliensis isolate MT/VB/25A 57/8 chromosome 2, ASM3005281v1, whole genome shotgun sequence contains the following coding sequences:
- the LOC110656418 gene encoding glutamyl-tRNA reductase 1, chloroplastic — protein sequence MAVSSGFATTLAGAKMETLLLNSTSSSSSSSGSSSSLRAHLVSPSQIRVFCRPARYNCRRILMQRGGVRCEVSASTDAVVETDSNIDPAKVSSLSALEQLKTSAADRYTKERASIVVIGLSVHTAPVEMREKLAIPEAEWPRAIGELCGLNHIEEAAVLSTCNRMEIYVVALSQHRGVKEVTEWMSKTSGIPVSEICEHRFLLYNKDATQHLFEVSAGLDSLVLGEGQILAQVKQVVKVGQGVVGFGRNISGLFKHAISVGKRVRTETNIAAGAVSVSSAAVELALMKLPESSHATARMLVIGAGKMGKLVIKHLVAKGCTKMVVVNRSEERVATIREELKDAEIIYKPLDEMLNCAAEADVIFTSTASDTPLFLKEDIKDLPSVGSEFGGLRLFIDISVPRNVGSCVNGVENARVYNVDDLKEVVAANKEDRLRKAMEAQAIIAEESKQFEAWRDSLETVPTIKKLRAYAERIRAAELDKCLSKMGEDIPKKTRRAVDDLSRGIVNKLLHGPMQHLRCDGSDSRTLSETLENMHALNRMFSLETEVAVLEQKLRAKTSQKLHMRNNEVSLIHVPIWVWT from the exons ATGGCTGTTTCGAGCGGTTTTGCTACCACTTTGGCTGGTGCGAAGATGGAGACTTTGTTGCTTAATTCTacgtcttcatcttcttcttcatctgggTCGTCTTCTTCGTTGAGGGCCCATTTGGTTTCGCCTTCGCAGATACGAGTTTTTTGCAGGCCGGCTCGTTACAATTGTAGGAGGATTTTAATGCAGAGAGGAGGGGTGAGATGCGAGGTTTCTGCTTCAACGGATGCTGTGGTTGAGACCGACTCCAATATCGATCCGGCTAAGGTTTCAAGTTTGTCCGCCCTTGAACAGCTCAAGACCTCTGCCGCTGATA GATATACAAAGGAAAGGGCTAGCATTGTGGTCATTGGGCTTAGTGTTCACACTGCACCAGTAGAAATGCGTGAAAAACTTGCCATTCCTGAAGCTGAATGGCCTCGAGCTATTGGGGAGTTGTGTGGTTTAAATCATATAGAAGAGGCTGCAGTTCTTAGCACCTGCAATAGAATGGAGATATATGTTGTGGCACTATCTCAGCATCGTGGGGTCAAAGAAGTTACTGAATGGATGTCAAAG ACAAGTGGCATCCCTGTTTCAGAAATTTGTGAGCACCGGTTTTTGCTCTACAACAAAGATGCTACACAGCATCTCTTCGAAGTATCTGCAGGTCTTGACTCACTTGTTCTGGGAGAAGGTCAAATTCTTGCTCAGGTTAAACAAGTTGTCAAAGTTGGCCAAGGAGTTGTTGGCTTTGGAAGGAACATTAGTGGGCTCTTTAAACATGCAATATCTGTTGGAAAGCGGGTTAGGACCGAGACAAATATTGCTGCGGGGGCTGTTTCTGTAAGCTCTGCAGCTGTTGAATTGGCTTTGATGAAGCTTCCTGAATCTTCACATGCTACAGCCAGAATGTTGGTGATTGGAGCTGGCAAGATGGGGAAGCTTGTGATCAAACACTTGGTGGCAAAGGGTTGCACAAAGATGGTTGTCGTAAACAGAAGTGAGGAGAGAGTTGCAACTATACGTGAAGAGCTGAAGGATGctgagattatttacaaaccCCTGGATGAGATGCTAAATTGTGCTGCTGAAGCTGATGTTATTTTCACTAGCACAGCGTCAGACACTCCATTGTTTTTGAAAGAAGACATTAAAGATCTTCCTTCTGTTGGTTCAGAGTTTGGGGGTTTGAGGTTATTTATAGATATCTCTGTTCCAAGGAATGTGGGTTCATGTGTCAATGGTGTTGAAAATGCACGAGTTTACAATGTTGATGATCTCAAGGAGGTCGTGGCTGCTAATAAAGAAGATCGTCTCCGAAAAGCAATGGAAGCTCAGGCAATCATTGCTGAAGAATCAAAGCAATTTGAAGCTTGGAGGGATTCATTGGAGACTGTTCCTACCATCAAGAAATTGAGAGCTTATGCTGAAAGAATCAGAGCTGCAGAGCTAGATAAATGCCTTTCAAAAATGGGTGAGGATATCCCGAAGAAAACAAGGAGAGCCGTGGATGATCTTAGCCGTGGTATAGTTAACAAGCTCCTTCATGGTCCAATGCAGCACCTGAGATGTGATGGGAGTGACAGCCGAACTCTAAGTGAGACCCTTGAGAACATGCATGCTCTTAACAGAATGTTCAGCCTTGAGACAGAAGTAGCAGTGCTGGAACAAAAGCTTCGAGCCAAAACCAGTCAGAA GTTACACATGAGGAATAATGAGGTGAGCTTAATTCATGTACCGATCTGGGTATGGACATGA
- the LOC131177897 gene encoding uncharacterized protein LOC131177897 has translation MLLGEMSHSFGKQYLSRSIRDININIKDVDKKHVEKESAIKVTTSELNTNEPIIEDEIEVPITDAPLMYEGDNDNEDLDYIPQEQNKEDKSMDESLFSGNETEDDEFINAMQKKKKSVFEKEDVDIGHGLGLDDVCGLQNENREHGYVSEYDGSEHDGFETPDNNDDNDFDI, from the coding sequence ATGCTGCTAGGAGAGATGAGTCATTCTTTTGGTAAGCAATATTTGTCAAGGAGCATAAGAGATATAAATATCAACATTAAGGATGTTGATAAGAAACATGTTGAGAAAGAAAGTGCAATTAAGGTaacaacaagtgagttgaatacTAATGAACCAATAATTGAAGATGAAATTGAGGTACCAATTACTGATGCACCTTTGATGTATGAAGGTGATAATGACAATGAGGATTTGGATTATATCCCACAGGAGCAAAATAAGGAAGATAAATCTATGGACGAGAGTTTGTTTTCTGGTAATGAGACAGAGGATGATGAGTTTATTAAtgcaatgcaaaaaaaaaaaaaaagtgtttttGAGAAAGAAGATGTTGACATTGGCCATGGATTAGGTTTAGATGATGTTTGTGGTTTACAGAATGAAAATAGGGAGCATGGTTATGTTAGTGAGTATGATGGTTCTGAGCATGATGGCTTTGAAACACCAGACAATAATGATGATAATGACTTTGATATTTGA